GAAACAGGCACGGAGCATCATCCTTGCCCACAGGATGAGCTGTTCATGCCTCTCCTGGCGGGGTCCCAGAAGTCCCGTGGCTGTGACGACAAGATGCGGGGTGGCAGCCAGCTGGGGCTGGCCcacacatgtatttttatatgctCCAGAGGCTGGtcccagcctggagaagagacaagCAGGAAGGATGCTGAACAGCTGTGCAACGTGCTCAGGGTACCACCTTTGTGTCTGCAGCCGGGATGTCCCTCCTGGCAGCTCCAGCCAGGAAACCAGTGACATTTTGCCCTAAGTTTCCAGAAAATTGGCTCCTCCTGCCCATGGCATTTACCAAAGAGGATTTCTTCATTCTTGGCTGCGCCTGGCCTCTCTGAAGGGATGCCCAAGGCCACAGCTATCAGAGACACGCTGTTCCTTGGCATCCGGTGGGATGGCGGGCAGCCAGTGCTATCTTTGACCTTGCCCAGGGGCTCAGTGCCTCTGAGGTGCAGCTGGGCTCTTTGGGGCAACCTCCTGCCCCAGGTGCCCCCAACCCCCCATGGCTGGTACCTGCACCCCCATCCTCACCAGCCAAGCTGCAGCCAGCTCACCTGAGAGCTGAGGGAAACCTGTCCCACAGAGCGGCCGTCTCCTTCCCATCTCCACCACTCACCAAAGAAAACTTGTTCACTTGCACGTAGagagcctccagctcctcctcagaCACCCCTGTGCCTCCTCGGTCCCCCTGGGTGAGCTGCTTGTAGGCCTGCAGGTAGGAGCGCAGCCACTGCAGCTGGGTCTCCTTGCTGGGGTAGAGGCGATAATCCACCTCCTTCACGCCTGCGAGGGGAGCTGGGGTCAGCGATGCCCGGGGGGTGGCAGAAAGGTGAAAGGGAGGGTTTCTCCGGTGCAAAGCGACGTGACCACAGGGCTCTCCCCACGCACAACTGGGTGAGCGAAACCCCTGCAGCTCCCGGTGCGCACGACGGGCTGATTCGAGGTCACTAACCCTTGGGCTGGTGCAGGTGTTGCAGCCAGGCTGCTCCCCACTGCCAGCAGAGACCCTCCCCTCGCACATCCCTCTAACCCCGAGGACGAGCTGCCCTATTTCCCACCACGGGACTGGGGATGCAacttcctcctccatccccaaGGATGGGGAGATCCCGGGGCAGCCGCTGCAACTGGGGGAGAACCTTTGGTGCCACGAAGAGGAGCCCAACTCACCCGCAAACTCATTAAAGTGGTTTCCAATGTCGAAAGCCTGGTAGTTGTAGCCGGTGTACTCGTAGTCTATGAAGCGAACGTGCTCTGTGGAGGCAAAGGCCGGGGCTCAGAGAAGGGCTGGAGATggagctgccagcccctggggaggcgGGCGAGGGACAGACCCCTCCTCTGGGTGTGCGAAGCTGCTGCCACGAACCTTGTGTCCCGTCGTAGATGATGTTCTTGCAGAGCAGGTCGTTGTGGCAAAGCACGACGGGGGACCCGAGCTGGGAGAGCGTTTCCTTCATCCAGGCCAGCTCCTGTTCGAGCATCTCCAGGCTGGGCACATCCTgctggaggctggggaaggggacgGGGTGGAATCACTTCTGCTCACAGGGAACCTCCTGCGGGGGCAGAGCGTTGCCCCCTGCTTCCCTCCGTGCATTTGATAAACGAACTCATCAGTGACACAGAGCAGAGCTAACAAGGCCATTTTTGGTGGGAGGCCAGGTGTGGCTTAGACATCCTCTGGCGTGCTGGGTGGTACCCAGGGTGCCCGCAGACGCCACGGTGCAGCCTCagcccttcccttctccccacgAACACCCGCATCCATCCCCCAAATTCACCCCACCAGCCACCGAGCCCCGCAGCGCTCGCTCCCAAAGCGCCCAGCTAACCCCCAGGCAACGGGAATATTTTGGACTCTGTCAGGGCACGTATCCTCTCCATAACCTCAGAAGTTTCTATTCCAAGAAGCGAGCCAGTTAATGATTACCTAATTGGCTGCACTGAAGGTGCAGGCTTGGGTAAAGTCTGCCTGCAGCGGGGCGAGTGCTGAGAAAAGCCCTGTGGCCTgccactgctgctcagggaacaGGTTAATTATTCGCTTGCCTTCAGGTTCATTCACCTCCACCACCTCTTGGGGCTGTCCACATCCTTCCCAGACACCCCGGCACTCACCTGGCATGAACCCAGGCTCCCAGAAATGGGATGAACCGTTTTCAAGTGGGAACTGGCTGCTTTACTCTATACTGGGTTTCCAGCATCCCCTCCAACACCAGCTCAACCTTGCTGCTCAGATCCCCGCCATAAGAAGGGCTTGAGCTTCAGCTTATTCTAGGGAGGGCTTAAAATGCAGGCTAGAtttgcagggaggaggaggaggcggatTATTAACAGCAGGTGGGAGTCTGGCTCAGGCCAGATCctgcctgggtgctgcagagACACAACCCAGAGCTGTCTCTGCTCTAACACAGCAAACGCCCCCCCCGACAGGAGGAAGGGTGCTGAAGGGTGTGCGGAGATGCCTCCACCCCACCTGCTCTTGGGGGCTTGGCCATGAGTTTGCTCATGGAGGGATCGTGATGCAGAAGCAGCCACGTGGCCGGATCCAgccccagcaccatccccagccccgctcccccaccCCAGAGTCCCACAGAGGCTTTACCTGGGAACCAGGGCTCTTCCCCCCGGTCCCGTACGGGGAAGACTTAGAGACGGGTGGGCAGCGGATGCCCAAGCCAGAGCCTGGCTCTTTGGGATCCCTCTGCCTTTACCTGGGGTTGGATACCTTTGGGCTGAGATCCGTCTTCACGAGGGTGAGGTATTTGTGCAGCTTCTGCCAGAGGATGGGCTTGGGGAGGCTCCCGTTGGCATGGATAGCGTGTACCCGGGCCATCTCCTGGGCCACCAGCCTGGAAGGAAACACGGACACGTGGGTGAGAGGTGGCCGTGCAGCAGTGTCCCCCAGAGGAGTGCTCCACAAAACCAGCCTTGAGGGGGGGTCCCCGAAAGCCGTGTTTAAAAACGCAGGCTCAGCGCAGCTCAGACTCCCCTCCACCTCAGCTGCAAGCCTCGGAAGCGTATCAGGACCCTGTCTGGGTCAAAAGCAGCGTTCACCTTTCCAGGGCAAATTCAGGTGAAAGCTGTGGTTCTCATGAAATCTCTGCTCACCAAAAGCTGATGCTTTAAAAACACACTGATAAACCCAGCTGCGGGTTGGCCCATTTATCCCCCAGCACCACCCAGGTTTGTGCCCGTCAGCGATGCTCGAGCACCGGTCTGGCACAAAGGCAGTGAGGGGGTGAGGTGGAAACACAGAGCAAACCCCCCACGCCCAGAGAAGCACCAGTGTCCCCTTCCTGTGGCTCCCCCGTAGTCTCCCGCCCACCCCAGGACGTGGGGGTCCTGCACACCTGAAGATGTGGGGGTCCCGCACGTGGTCGGGCCCCAGCGCGATGCCCGGCAGGAACTGGTAGCAGAGCCCGTTGTGGAAGGCGCAGTAAAGGTCAGGGGCGCAGCC
The sequence above is a segment of the Strix uralensis isolate ZFMK-TIS-50842 chromosome 24, bStrUra1, whole genome shotgun sequence genome. Coding sequences within it:
- the ETNK2 gene encoding ethanolamine kinase 2 isoform X2 translates to MAVPPGRCPDCPGPERGGGGVPAVPHLGIAVDEGDVLPGALRLMRELRPGWEPARVKTKLFTDGITNKLVACYTDEDMADAVLVRVYGRKTELFVDRETELRNFQVLRAHGCAPDLYCAFHNGLCYQFLPGIALGPDHVRDPHIFRLVAQEMARVHAIHANGSLPKPILWQKLHKYLTLVKTDLSPKVSNPSLQQDVPSLEMLEQELAWMKETLSQLGSPVVLCHNDLLCKNIIYDGTQEHVRFIDYEYTGYNYQAFDIGNHFNEFAGVKEVDYRLYPSKETQLQWLRSYLQAYKQLTQGDRGGTGVSEEELEALYVQVNKFSLASHFLWACWGLIQDKYSTIDFNFLSPRIPLAPSPPQPGARAGPDGGKVEERSSDPATD
- the ETNK2 gene encoding ethanolamine kinase 2 isoform X1; amino-acid sequence: MASQRRAAPPRGRRPRRSPRHMGRGSGSSELAMAVPPGRCPDCPGPERGGGGVPAVPHLGIAVDEGDVLPGALRLMRELRPGWEPARVKTKLFTDGITNKLVACYTDEDMADAVLVRVYGRKTELFVDRETELRNFQVLRAHGCAPDLYCAFHNGLCYQFLPGIALGPDHVRDPHIFRLVAQEMARVHAIHANGSLPKPILWQKLHKYLTLVKTDLSPKVSNPSLQQDVPSLEMLEQELAWMKETLSQLGSPVVLCHNDLLCKNIIYDGTQEHVRFIDYEYTGYNYQAFDIGNHFNEFAGVKEVDYRLYPSKETQLQWLRSYLQAYKQLTQGDRGGTGVSEEELEALYVQVNKFSLASHFLWACWGLIQDKYSTIDFNFLRYAKLRFKQYFKMKPVVTALQISK